The Lonchura striata isolate bLonStr1 chromosome 9, bLonStr1.mat, whole genome shotgun sequence region GCAAGGGATGAGGTAGCCCACAAAGACTGAGGAACATCCTCCATCCTTGGAGAGACTTAAAACCCAACTGGACCCAGCCCCAAGCATCCTGCTCTCACTGACCCTCTTTTGAGCAGTGCATTTGGATTCAGTCTCCAGATGCCCTTTCCAATCTCAATGGTTCTGTGACTGTAGGCACTGCACCAACCAAAAATTCTAAGTATCTCTTAACAGTAAGAGGATGTCACACTCAGGATTAAGTACTAGATCTTTTGATAACACAAACAAGTAAACTCACCTCATCGCCTCGTGTCCTAGATAAATTCCCTGAAGAGTCTTCTGACTGTGGCTGAGTGACAGCATGCTCTGATGCACTGTTTTGATTTGGTGAAGTGTTTAACAtcacaagacaaaaaaaacaaaagcagagagaTTTTTTGGTAAGTATTTTTTGGACTACAGTTACAGTTTCATTTTTAGAACTGACTAATTGCCGTAAAGTGTTATACATGTCTGAATCATGGCCATTGAACTATTACCTTCACAAGGGACAGCCCTTTTTGCAGAAACTCCAAGCACTTAACAAGTGAACTCAagttaaaagtatttttcattctgtAACATACCTATGTATAGATAcaatatatacacacagagaGGTGGAAGAATTGCTGCTTCTTTCAGGTCAGCACCACTTTTAGTTAACAGAAGAAATTCAGTTCCCATTCTGCCCTTCTTCTCCCTTCATCTAGTTTGTATGTCATAAAAAAGAAGCTTCCAGAAACTTAgaataatacaaaataattttatgaataACTTTATGAATACTGTCCAAAAGCAATGGCCATCTCACCAGGGAAGAGTGCTAAACAGTGGTTTTACTGTAATGAGACCTTCACCCCAAAACAAGATTCACTTCACAGCCTATGCATATAAGATGGAATAAAATGtccaaaattaaaatcaaacatAAAATGTAAGCCATAACAAATAACCATTATTCCTCATGCATGCTGTTAAAAAAAGATTTCATAATCCCTacataaatatttagaaaaaactGATCATACCCCTATTCAATGACAAATTAATTTGATAGCTAAAGATAAATACAAACAACTCTCCCACAGTGCTAGCAAAAAGATATTCCAGCCCTGAATGCTCTCCAGTAACTTACCTTTGATTCCCCTGTACAGGTGACTCCTCAGGGAAGGGTATCTGATTAGCTGATCCACACTTGCGAGGAGTGCTTGTATTAAGACTTGGGCTATCAGTTGTTATCCTCTGGCTACCATCTGAGGGTGCTGATGTGAAGTTACTGGCTGGATTGGTAGATGCAATCCCTTTGCTCCCATTACATTGCTGGCTAAGTGTTTGTACATCATTTCCAAGACTGTCCATACCCATATTTAATTCTCCTAGTTTCTGGATAGATCTAATAACAAATGACaagttaaaaaacccaaaccatcaAACCAGGTCATTATGAGAATTTACAGAAGGACATGGGTGGGTAGAAGAATGAAACTCCCCCGACCTGTTAAGAAACTGTTCAGTAAGGTTCTGTTGCTGGTCAGCTCCATCTTCTTGATTGACTCCTCCTTCTAACAACATCTGCTGGTACAACTGTCGCTGCTGCTCCTTCTGCTCTAAGTGCTGCTGGTAGCGTAGTCTTTGTCTGTAGTACTCCTGAAACTGCTCTGTGGAATCACGAAGctaaaaagaaatgagaaacacAGATGGAATTTAAATAGTTttggtatttaaaataaatatttactttttggtTCAGTATTTCAACACAGGCATCAAAAAGCTAGGAGATTAATCTCTGAGGAGTGATGATTTTATTCTTCCTTAAAACCAGACACAATTTAGatattaaaaagagaaagcacTGCCAGCCTATGCTATTCACTGTTGAAGCAATCCTGCCATAATTCTGAATAAAAATACTCTTTCCTACAAAATTCTTCAAAGTATTTcttaaaatcattaaaaaaaaaagtgattgaaaattgaaaacaaaatctgGAAAACTACGTAAGTCATACTTTCCTTCCAAATTTAGTATTTTCTGCCACATTGACACCTCCCTGCCATGAGTCTGCGACCCAATTTACTTCTCCCTGCAGCAGTGGTCTATCCAAGTGTTACATTTTACTTCTGAAACCGGTGCCTGTTTTAACTTTAATATTCCTTATTTTCTAGACCAAGCCATCACTTGAACTTCCTTTCTcagttttttctcctttacatACTGTATTTAGCTTCCCACACTGCCAACTGCCCAGGACTTGCTGCCTTTTGCATTCCCAAACCTCACTTTTCTGATAACAGCTGAGAACAAgataaaaatgaacaaacagaATACCAAAAACACTTTAGTCCAAGGCCAGATTACCCACACTGAACTGCCCTacattttctgaataaaaaaagcaaactgcaTTTTTACCTAATagaaaaaaccagaaaaatgctaataaaagaaaaaacaatagtaaaaaaaaataaaaaaccttgcatgggtttttgtttgttttctggagTGATAGCTTTGTCACCTATGATTTAAAGTTATATAAGAACACCCCTATAACTTTGCATTAGTTCAGACAATTCATACACATTCTGTCTTTGTAAcagcctttcctttttttctattAACAATTAACAACAGTTTTAATTTCTCTATGTTCTAGATGACAACTGATGCAAGATGACTTACAAAACCTAATGTTAATACCAAAAATTACAAGCTGCATGCTGGATTTCTCACTTGAACATGAAGAGTTTAGGCACTGTTTAACACAATCTAACattgttggctttttttccccttccttttaaAGATATACACAACAGTTTAGCTAGACTGCTGATGTCACAAGGCACTCTAATCAGCTGCATTACAAACTCATATGACAGCAGAACTTTATACAATGGGGGGACAAAAAGTAGTAGTTGCTTTTACAAGATGCAATATGGCATTTTTACCACAGTAAAAACAAGATTTCAAAGCAACCCATTGTCATGCATGAAATTCTCCACACAAAGGCAAATCATTATGAAGTGACCAGAACCCAGTTCAAAGGGcctcattatttttaaacaaacaaacactaCCTCGTTTTTCTCTTGCTTGGCTGATGCCTGACTCTGTGCTGCACTGAGTGGTTCATTTtctggagcagagctctggcaCAAGGTCTCACTGCCAATGGGATGCTGGGGCTCCACAGGAGTATCACTTCTCGCAGCAACATGGAAAAGAAGAGATGCTTAACTGAGAAAAATTAAGAGTAGAAAATCAAGTGGAGAAAGATAACATTCTTGAGTAAGATCTGGTAACAAAAACATGCAAACTACTTAAGTCACATCAAACTGAAGATActgcttaggaaaaaaatgccacTTGCAAAGTGTtacactgaagaaaataaactcctgacaaacaaaaagcacaatCAGTTTCCAAAAAGCCTTACTACCATAGCACACcccaatttcatttttttatacCTACATTTGAATTCTACATAATTTAAACACATTACTCAATATCTTCAATTTCAAAGCAATTATGTGCACAAAATGCATCTGATATACGATGAGAGGAAACTCCTCCCAAAGGTGTCAGTTTAATTATTACCACTATCAATCTAAATTGAAACCAATATCCATGGATGTTTAACATTCATCCACTTCAATGCTCCAGAAAGTGCAAGGTAGAAAAGTGCTTAcattggttttgcttttcttgagtTACAAGTATTTCTGCATGACACTCTTTCCAAAATGGTTGGGCAATCAATCAGTAAATGTGCAGAACACATTCCAAGCCTTGGATGCTCATCTTCAGTTTTGTCAACTTAAAGTCTTTTACTCAGTGACTTGGAGCAAATGTTTCTTAGAagttattttaaagttttttggTACTTCTGTACATTAGCAAAAGTAACTCAGCCAACTGAAAGACAATTGCTTAATGAACTCAACTTACAAAAGAAATATAGTGTTTCTGTCATGTGCAGGAGGAAGCAAGGACCAGATTTACATAAAGCTCAGCTTCTATCCTTGAAAATATTGCCATTTAGGCTGGACTGTTCACCTGAAGCTGGATTTTTGTCTGAAAAACGTAATGCCTTCTTGAAAACTTCTGGCCCTACAGGTTTAATCCTTTAATTCTGACCCTCTAATCCTAACTTTGAAGAGATgtattattaattaaaaaacatgTTGCAAAGTTCACATGAAAAGGCCTACCTAAAGATCTGCAGCAATGAATCATCTTCTTTAGCCCGCACAATGATGCTATTTGTGCAGAATTAATCTAGTACTCCAATATTGAAAAGGGAATTAAAAACCTCTCACAAATCAGTTTTAACACTGGACCTTGGTCTACTCACACAAGTGCTAAAGTTTGCTATAGAGTAGTAAAATTAGAGGATTCACCATAAACTAGTATCTTCAGGAGGTACATGACTGTATTTCCATTATCACTGGTGAATTGACATCAGTTTGGCagtgtttgtttcctttttagTGGGTTTAATTACAGCTGCTCTTTACCATAACACAACATATGGAATATTGCTCCAAGGCAAAACTAATAGAGACACCAGCTGTGGCCTGGATTGATCACCACAACCCCAAATGTCATCTGCTGGCCACTGCACCCAAGTGCAGGGCTAGCTACACATCTGGTCCTCTAAGAGGCCAAAAGGGCTGGCATCTGCTTTCCAGGGAAGTCTGACTATAACCATTAGAAAGGGACAGAACTGCTGATCAAAAGAAAGGCCAGGCAGAAACATGAAGATAAACTCTCAACTCATAAGCACCATTTTTCCCAGTTACCAAGACATTCTCTCAAAAGCTAATTTAGAAGTCTACATTTCCTTAGAGAGCTTATTAATAGTATGACCCAACTATCTCAAAGTCTGATACAAAACCCAGAATACCTTCAGCTGCTTTACTCATCTTtggtttaaaaaatacaaagtaaaTATTTCAGCTGAGCTACAGTTGTAACAATTTACGTGATACAGGAATGCTACAACAATGCCACACTCATTTCCACCAACTTCAATGAGATATGGAAATTGCTCAAGTATACTTAAGTAACTAATTTACAGTGTCAggaccaaaattatttttcgAGACTTGAGGACAGAATGCAATGGAGAAAGAAGATGGGAGTTACAGCTATTTCACTGTGTCCATTTATTTATctggaatggaagaacacaaTAATACTGAAAACAAACCCTAGCTAGACCATATCACATACTCAGAGCTTATTTGTGCTCTGTGATAGGAAACTTTAAGAAGGCCCAAATGGAATACATAAGACTCAAACCCAAATATGAAAATCTATTTAGAACATAAAAGCATAAGGAAGAAAACACCCTCAATACAGAGTTTAATTACAACAGAATTTAAACAACCAAATTATGTTTCAGTGTTACAATTTTGTTTAGAGTTACAGTGCAGGTAAGAACACAGAAACAGTGCAACATAAGCTAAGGCAAAAACAGAGCTCCAGCTGCACTTACCGCTCTGGTGACTCTTCAAAAATGCTGTGACATTCAGTATTCTCAAGCATGAGACTCCTGCTGAGATTCTGTACTCCAGGGTAATGGAAATTAGCGAAGGAGTGTGACATGGGAGAAGTTTTGGTCCCGAGGTCTGTGACCCGCTTGTCATGGTTTGTCAAGCCACACGAGAGCCCATCTAAGGCGGGGTTTAAAGAGCGGGTCATGTAAGCGTCCGCTGACTGAGGCCGTCGCATTGGGGATGATGGATAAGGAGAAAGTTTGCTGATAAGAGGTGTCAGAAGATCAGCATAGGCAGCTTTTGTGGGCTTGAGGAGTTTATCAACGTGAATATTAAGCATCTTTTGTTCAAAAGCACAAGAAAACACAGTAGCTGGCAGATTCTGCAGCCACGATAATAAGCTAAGGTCCAAATCATCACAGCCATTACCACACAAAAGATCAATGCCCAGCAATACTTCACTTTCTGTGATTTCTTCTCCTGTAGCTTTACTCTGACAGAACTCCACACAACATTCGTAAAGCAATCCCTTCATTACAAGCTGAAACAGACGATTGTTACTTGCTTTGAAGCCGGCCTCGCTCAGTTTCCTGTCTGCTGGGATGAACTCTGCCACCATGACACAGGCTTCTTCAAAGCAGTGCACCCGAGCCGTGCTGGGATTCCAGTCCTTGAACTCGGCGTGGTTGGTGAGGCGAGGCAGCGTCAGCAGCAAGCACAGTTTACTGTAGTCTTCCTTAGAGGGACAGTATTCCTCCAGCGCATGCAGGCACTGCACGGCCTCTCGCATGGTGAATTCCAGCTATGGAAACATTAATATCAACACAGCAATCTGCAGTGCATGTGTTCCCACAAGGAAAAAACACTTAAAGAACAGGCAGCAACAAAATTTGTCTGCTATCATTCATTTATTACtatatatgttttttttaagtaacatATAAGCAGTAAGAGTTGGAGATTGCCGATCCAAGCATAGTTGCAACAGAGACAAATTCCTACATGCTTTGACTTCCTAGAATCCCCCATCCAGTCCCatttttggaatattttcatGTCACTGCAGGTTTGATGGgcttaaaattttaaacctgTGACTGAGCAGCTCCAATTCTATTGCAGCACAAAAGGTTACTTCCATTCTCAAAGCCAGCTGacttatttttccctttatttctaTAACCTATGCcagtagcttttaaaaaaagccttGTAGATTGCTCTAATTTCCAGTGATTAGCAGCTTTTACACTGAGATTTTTCTCTTGTTCAatcaaaaatgttaaaaaagtTCAAAGAGTTCTCAGAAGGTAAGACCTCCAAATGAATAGAGGGCTTTATTACAAAGCCTGTTGATAGCTAAGAGCCAAGAACCATATTAAATATGCAAAATCAGACATTTTTAGTTACACAGatttaaaaagcagtaaaaatcccCACTTACTCTTGTTACCTAGAGACTTCAATACTTTGACCCACATCACACCAACACATTTGGCAACAACGAAATAAGGAAcattaatctgattttttccctctcctgctgtCCAAGTAACAGTATACAGATTGAGAAATTAAAGGACTAGTACTCCTCCTATTTACACCTAGAAATATGGACATACTTTTAACTTTCTCTACTCTGCCAAGAAAAAACCCTGAAGTACAACATAGGTGTAATGGGACAGAGAATTAGAATCAATTCAGTCTGGAAACCAAAATCACTTGCCTTAAAACTAGTGTCATTCTTCATTTTTAATTGCATAACATTTTTGTCTTAGAAATTTGGTACTACTGTATtgtcaaaataaatgaaaaactgTAACTAATTTCACAATCTGCACTCCTTCTTTGCTAGTTTGAGTTAATGTATCTTTCCATATCAAAAACTTAAGTCCACAACTCCTGCTGTTTGCACATTTAACTGAAAGAGTCCTTTGTGAAAACATCTGCTccctcagaaaaacaattcTGACCTTCCTctccaaaacaaacagaaattaagCATAAAATTCATTCAAACTTTCATCTGCCTCAAATTACCAcaataaatttctgtgattctgacaCCTGCTTCAGAATATTTCTAGGGGGgtaaaagtattaaaaaaaaggagaatcCTATACTTCAGCATAGTGGCCTAAAGTAAATCTGAGGGTCAGGACCACAGACACAGCATATGGTCACTGATCTATCTGCAAAGTTTCAAGCAACCCTTTTATGTAAAACTGTATTTGAGCTCAGGGAGCCACACTCACTTCCAAAGAATACTGATTACTTTACCAGTGTTTATGGAACCATTTGGTAATAGCTAAAATTTGTGTATTTAACGCTGGGAGCTTCTGCTCTGCCTTTAATCAGATTAGTTGCAGGAGATTCTctgacaacaaaaaaatccccaaaccagaAGCAATTCTTACATGCTGAGGCTCATCTTCTGCTGACATTGCATTGTTCACACATAAGGCTTCCAAGAATTTCTGCTTCATAATAATGTAACGAAACCTGCAGGTGAGAAGATAAATACTATACATCTTGCTCCAGAGTAGTTAAACATTATTCTAGAGACAGGCAGGATATTTTACATTGAATTTCTGAGTTAAACACAGCTGTTGTCATGACAAGGAACTCtgatatgaatttttaaaaattggtaaccacaatgtattttttttaaacaggaaatattttttctgtaccTTTCAGAAATATTAAGAATATGCTTTCAGAAATATTCTATTATAAATATCAGAAGGCTAAttagaaaaaaaggaagtataGCAATCATATTATATCTTGAACAGAAGTATGATAGAGCATCTATTAAAAGGTTGTACAACATGCATCATATTCCTAAAGTGTATGGCACATGACACCTCATTACAGAAATGCGTACACATGTTTTAAGTACAAGTTTAAAAACATAGGCACACATTTTAGAACAGCACACAGGctacaaaaaaccaaaaacgaAAGTGAAAAACTCATAACTACTGTTTTTCTAGACAATTACTTAGAAATCCATGTGTTTtccaaaactcaaaaaaaatgAACTCTGACATACATTCTATTTTACCTTTTCTTGTCGAATTTTTCCATACATTCAAGAGGCTGAATAAATTGAAGAACCTCATCCCACTGACCATCAAGAATCAGCTGCCTAGTAAAAGAAAGGATCATTCCTTGAATGTTACTGGACAAGAACATCCCTTTTCTAAGTAAGATGTTCATTTAAATAGAACACAATAATTTAAATACACAATAGGTCATCAATCCACTTTGAAAAGTCAATGTTTTGCACAGAtgccaaaataaatgtttaataataCTAAAGTAAAATCCAAGTCTGTtcttaatattttgaaaaattaaccGCATACTAGAAGGACGCATTTTAAGTAGTTTTAAAGGCACATTAGAAACGACAAAATGGTCCTGTGtctcctgcacagcagctccaaCAGGATCAGTGGGCTGGactgcacaggcagagcagtTCTCTTTCTTCATGCCCTCCTATTACACAGAGCTCTCTATAAAAGGCCTGAGGGAAAGCTACAAGGGAAGGATGAGTTTCTCCAACTAAGCTAACaatgaaacaacaacaaaaaagtttgATTAATAACTTGAATCTTTCTGAAATTcttctttcatttcattttagactaatatatataaattttaatgaaatgggAAGACAGGTGAGAAGATTTGTTCAGtgataaaatgtatttttaaatgtttcaagAACAGCTGGATAAATTGCTTTCTCATGCTTCAATATTATGAAGTACCTTTGGCATGAACAGAAAATATCAATGCTGAAAAACTAGTGTGGATGGATACTGACTCTTTTTGATAATATTGAGGGCAATATCCTGAATGGTAAATTGCACCAACCCTCATGCCTTGATGATAATAGATACTCCCTTTCACATTGTTAAATTTAAGATAAATCTAAGTATTATTTTGAAAGACATaatatttttggggaaaaactcTGGAAACCACTCAGCCTTGATCTTAGCATAAAATACCGCAAAAACTTTCTAGAAGTAAATAAACCACACCTTCAGGGCAATGTGATTGGTAAGCAGATAATGCCACATCACAGATGCCAACAGCCCTTGCTTTCCCATCTTATTCATGCCTATAGTTTTTCCCCAACTTATTCTGCATTGGCACTTGTTAAGGCTCCTTCCCACTTGAATCCATTGGTGTGCCAGAAAAATAACAAAGTTAAAATGAacatgcaaacaaaaaaaaatccatgtcaatgcatgctcctgctgcctgctcagtGACTCTGAATAGCTCACAGAAGGATGTCTGCGACTCCagagctgggacacactgcagggctgggccaCAGAATGGGACCACAAAAAAGCAAGATAAGATGAGGGGACAATCTCTTGTTTAATGGCACAGGGCTGGTGACTAAATCATAGTCCAACTCCTGGTTTTCCTAAGTGTGATATTTAAGCACCAGAAAAAGGAGTCCTACCTTAAGAAGAGCATGTCATCTGAAAACAAGCCATTAATGACCCCACTTTCTTTCTCAAGTGCCAGCATGCTG contains the following coding sequences:
- the WDR47 gene encoding WD repeat-containing protein 47 isoform X2, whose translation is MTAEETVNVKEAEIIKLILDFLNSRKLHISMLALEKESGVINGLFSDDMLFLRQLILDGQWDEVLQFIQPLECMEKFDKKRFRYIIMKQKFLEALCVNNAMSAEDEPQHLEFTMREAVQCLHALEEYCPSKEDYSKLCLLLTLPRLTNHAEFKDWNPSTARVHCFEEACVMVAEFIPADRKLSEAGFKASNNRLFQLVMKGLLYECCVEFCQSKATGEEITESEVLLGIDLLCGNGCDDLDLSLLSWLQNLPATVFSCAFEQKMLNIHVDKLLKPTKAAYADLLTPLISKLSPYPSSPMRRPQSADAYMTRSLNPALDGLSCGLTNHDKRVTDLGTKTSPMSHSFANFHYPGVQNLSRSLMLENTECHSIFEESPERDTPVEPQHPIGSETLCQSSAPENEPLSAAQSQASAKQEKNELRDSTEQFQEYYRQRLRYQQHLEQKEQQRQLYQQMLLEGGVNQEDGADQQQNLTEQFLNRSIQKLGELNMGMDSLGNDVQTLSQQCNGSKGIASTNPASNFTSAPSDGSQRITTDSPSLNTSTPRKCGSANQIPFPEESPVQGNQSASEHAVTQPQSEDSSGNLSRTRGDEDDKSKKQFICINTLEDTQAVRAVAFHPSGSLYAVGSNSKTLRVCAYPEVIDPSAYNTPKQPVVRFKRNKHHKGSIYCVAWSPCGQLLATGSNDKYVKVLPFNAETCNATGPDLEFSMHDGTIRDLAFMEGPESGGAILISAGAGDCNIYTTDCQRGQGLHALSGHTGHILALYTWSGWMIASGSQDKTVRFWDLRVPSCVRVVGTTFHGTGSAVASVAVDPSGRLLATGQEDSSCMLYDIRGGRMVQSYHPHGSDVRSVRFSPGAHYLLTGSYDMKIKVTDLQGDLTKQLPLMVVGEHKDKVIQCRWHTQDLSFLSSSADRTVTLWTYNG
- the WDR47 gene encoding WD repeat-containing protein 47 isoform X1, whose amino-acid sequence is MTAEETVNVKEAEIIKLILDFLNSRKLHISMLALEKESGVINGLFSDDMLFLRQLILDGQWDEVLQFIQPLECMEKFDKKRFRYIIMKQKFLEALCVNNAMSAEDEPQHLEFTMREAVQCLHALEEYCPSKEDYSKLCLLLTLPRLTNHAEFKDWNPSTARVHCFEEACVMVAEFIPADRKLSEAGFKASNNRLFQLVMKGLLYECCVEFCQSKATGEEITESEVLLGIDLLCGNGCDDLDLSLLSWLQNLPATVFSCAFEQKMLNIHVDKLLKPTKAAYADLLTPLISKLSPYPSSPMRRPQSADAYMTRSLNPALDGLSCGLTNHDKRVTDLGTKTSPMSHSFANFHYPGVQNLSRSLMLENTECHSIFEESPERSDTPVEPQHPIGSETLCQSSAPENEPLSAAQSQASAKQEKNELRDSTEQFQEYYRQRLRYQQHLEQKEQQRQLYQQMLLEGGVNQEDGADQQQNLTEQFLNRSIQKLGELNMGMDSLGNDVQTLSQQCNGSKGIASTNPASNFTSAPSDGSQRITTDSPSLNTSTPRKCGSANQIPFPEESPVQGNQSASEHAVTQPQSEDSSGNLSRTRGDEDDKSKKQFICINTLEDTQAVRAVAFHPSGSLYAVGSNSKTLRVCAYPEVIDPSAYNTPKQPVVRFKRNKHHKGSIYCVAWSPCGQLLATGSNDKYVKVLPFNAETCNATGPDLEFSMHDGTIRDLAFMEGPESGGAILISAGAGDCNIYTTDCQRGQGLHALSGHTGHILALYTWSGWMIASGSQDKTVRFWDLRVPSCVRVVGTTFHGTGSAVASVAVDPSGRLLATGQEDSSCMLYDIRGGRMVQSYHPHGSDVRSVRFSPGAHYLLTGSYDMKIKVTDLQGDLTKQLPLMVVGEHKDKVIQCRWHTQDLSFLSSSADRTVTLWTYNG